TGGACAGAGACGCAAAGAGTTTGGCCAAAAAGGACTATGCcagatttgaaaaagagATAGTATACAAGGAAACGCTTGTTTCAGACGCACAGCAGTTTCTTGCGaccttgttggagaaggTGCTTTTCAATTTGCGGCCAGGTTCATCGTACCACTGTGTTTCTTTTGGCTACGCAGTTCTAAAATCTCTGGTGAAGTCCGGTCTCGATATCAGGGTTGACGACCGCTACTTCGACAAATTTAGACACATTGATTTTCCTTTTTCAATGGAAATTTACTCCGCAACCCTGGTTCGCATCCTTATCGACCATTTGTCCGATGACTACGATGACATTCGTTCGATTTCTTGCAAATTTCTCGAAATGTGTCCTGTTGACATAGAAGATTTTGTGGATCTCGAGCTTGCTCAAAAGAGAAGTCTATTGCTACTGTGCGACATGAAGGGTAAGAGTGTGGACTTTGCGGGCAAATTCTTTCAGTTTTTGGTTGGACATAAGAGGGATAAAGGCCTTGACGTCGAGCCTGTCTtgcggctgctgctacAGAGCTTGAGACACGAAATTGACTCCACGCATAACCTTGGTGAAGCTTGCTTCAAAGCCAGTGTGCAAGGGTACTTTTCTGCACTCAAGCATATTTACACGGTCAAGAGCGATGATCTGGAAGACTATGTTCCTGCATTGATTGGTTGTTGCATGGATATCTGGCAGATCACAAAAGGTGTGCTGCAAAATGATTCGCCAGAAGGGAACTTACcggaggaggtggaagagTATAGTGCGGACCTGGAAGCAAAATATGGGAAAGCATCGCAAGTGGTCTACAATTATTGTTGGAGggctttgaaagagtcGACTAATCTGCTCGAAGTACTAATTTCAAACTACACCATAGATGAAGAGCAACTCCGATCCATAGGTGAAATTCTGATGGAGCAACTTGCAACAGTCAGGCACAAGGGTGCATTCACCTCCGTTTTCCCTACATTTGTTGCATGCTGCAAGAAATCCAACTATACCCAGGAATGGCTTGATCAGACTCTTCATCTGGTCAAGAACGAAAAAATCTCAATTACAAGAAGATCTGCTGGTATCCCGTTTCTTCTCACCGCTATGTTGCGTTCTGATGGCACGCTGATAGCCTCCACTATGGATAGTCTTGTTCAAATTGCACGGCTACCCATTGACCAAAATGCAGCAGTATCCACCAACATCCCCCAAGTCAACGCCATTAACTCGATCAAGGCCATCATTGTGGATTCTGTTTTGTCTCATGAGTCTGCAAATTACGTTGGACAGGCATTGCAACTCGCTTTAGATTCTTTTGGCTCGAAAATCTGGGCCGTTCGCAATTGCGGAGTGATGCTTTTCGCTGCGTTGCAAACTAAGCTATTTGGgagcaaaaaaattagCAACAATCATCTGTCTACTATCTCTGCACGACTGTTCTTTTCCAGGTTCAAGACTATCCGCGGAGTCCTTCTCGAATCGCTTTCTGATTCCATCAGCAAAGGTTTCACAAGAGACAATGTGGAAAAAATGTATCCTGTGCTTACCACATTGACGCGGCTTGAAGCTACGCCTGGCTACGAGGGATTGCAAGAATTTAAGCCGCTCGTTCTTGCATGTTTGAGTAATGAAAGCTGGAAATTACGCGAAATGGCTGCAAGAGCGCTTCCTGCGCTGGTGTCCTCTGAGACAGTGTTTGAGGAATGCTCTGCATTACTGCAAAAATCAGGAAACCTTAATGCCGTCCATGGCTCGATCTTGGCTGTTCAGGAACTGATTACCCGAcaagagctgaaaaacgaaTGGTCTCAGGTTCCCGAGGAGTACATGGATTTGATTCTGTGTCACCTGCCTAGCATGCTAAAGAAAAATAACTATGCTATTCAACTGACATATTTCAGGCTAATAGAGCTCACCAAGTGCAAACTGGATCCAAGATCGGTAGCCTTGTTGGGCAACTGGTTTAGTGAGAACGGCCAGATGTTTAGACTTGACGGGTCGCACCTgctggctttgaaaaagtgtGCAAATTTACTTTTGGACTACTACAAGAAGTCTCGCAAATGGAGCGTTTTTATTGACTTCCTAGAGCTTGCAATGAACTCACTTTATGAGGTACGTATTGTTGCAATCGAGTCCTGTGATGAAGATCTCCCGGATGATGTCAAGTCTGAAGCAATCCGGATTTTATGGGACCTTTGTCAGCGTGAACATTGGGACTACGTCAAATCATTGGCTTTGAAATGTCTGAAAAACCTTTTAGCAACGACGGAATTTGATGACCCTGAGATGGTACACAGTCTGTTCTCTCTCCTTACCTTGCACACAAACAGCGATATTGAGATGAGTTTGATTGAAGCGTTGGGACCTTTGGTTGGAAAGCAACTGGACCCATTGGAGTTCGATAGCTGGTTTAAGACAGTCACACGCCTGAGTGCTGATAGCAATGAGTTCCCAGCTAGAAAAGCGTCTTTGAATGCGCTCATTGGGTTCAATTCTGTTCATACCGGAGACGATGGCTATGGTGTTCAGGTAAGACTGAAAttatttgattttctttctgacgatgacgatgaaCTTCGTTCTCTTTGCGCACACCATTTGTCAGATTACCTTGGACTGAAATACTCGATGGTCCCCATTGAAGTGGAAAGAAGATTGGTGGATTATTTTATCAGTACGAAGCAAGAATATGTTGCATTCGATGATATGTTTCATCTGGCTACTCGATGTGATTTCTGTGAATTATTCGACACAGACTCGCTACTTTTTGCTCCAGAAAAGGACAATTTCTACAAAAACCCCGTTCGGCGCAGTCTTCAGTTCCAAAAGCTCGCTTTGGATCTGAAACCCGACCTGGAATTATGGCGCAACAAGGTGGAAGCTAATCTCAAGTCAATTTCTGAGTtagtcgacgacgacgggTGTCTTGGTCCTTTGACGGAGCCAAAGAAGTTTAACTTCGTCTATTGCACTCTTATAGACATACAGGTGCTAGCTAGAGCTGGGAAGCAGGTCGATTTGCCACGTCTGCCTCCCAACTGTCACCCATTAATTCTGCAATTGGCGAATACTCTCTAATTAATTGTATATACAGGCAGGCTAATTAAGTAATTTGTCGAAGGCTGGGATCAAAGTCTGGGCCAACGCAAACGAGAAAACAAGCTTAGGACCGGTGGTGAGCAGTTTTGGTGTCAATCCCTTGAAGAAAGCGGTGACTCCTTCGTTCTTCGCCATGTTCTTCAAAATGGTGAAACCAGACTCGTTGGCCTCAAAgttcttgttctggatTCTGGTCTTAATCACGTCTAAAGGAGCGGAAACAATCAGAGAAGCGGAGGCACCGAAAATCGAGGCAACGAAGTTTTGGCCCCACGTGGCAGAAGAGTAGTCCTTCAGATGGAAAATGTATTCCTTGGCAAATGCCGATCCACCGAATAAAGCAAACGAACCAGGGGCGTTTCTGGCAGCAGTCCATCCCCATCCTTTGTACAAACCAAGTCCTTCATCTTgcaagatcttgaagaagCCTCTACCCTTAAAAGCTTCAGGGTTCGTCTGTCTCTTGATCTTCAGCACATCGAGAGGCAGTAAAACAATTTCACCGATACCAATAAGAGATCCGGCAGTGGCAGAAAGGAGTGCTTTACCGGTCTTGGCTCCAAAAGCGTCCTCGTACGTCTTTTTAAAGTTGGTAGTCAGAAACTCGTTTGCAAAAGGCTGACCGCCGTATTTGTACACTCTTTGCAAGATCTTGTAGCAAGCAGCATAACCAAGACCTGGGAATAAACTCAACAATCTCTGGCCAATTGGCTTAGCGGCATTTTCCCTGAAAATGACCTTGTTGAAGATTTCCAAGCTGTTGACTCTGGTCTGATTACTCATGAGTCTCTTGGAAATCGTATCGACCGGGTGGAAGACAGCTATTTCACAAATACCTGCAGAGGCAGACCCAAGAACTCTGGCAGAAGCAGATTGTTTTTTGTCGGTAACTGAAGGAGACATGGCGGAATCACGGGGGGAGGtcttgaaattgaaaaatttgaaagaaaattACAGATCTTTTAATTTCTGCCAATGTACTAATCGGGTAATTTTTCATTCGGAGCGCGCCAGCATGAATTAGTGGTTGCAGTAGACGCAAGGGGAGGCAGACCCTAGTTGCTGTTGAATCAGCCACAACCAACGAATGTTGACAAAGTCCATCTTTTAAAAGCTTACGTTGACAAATAAATTTATTATCTTATCTAACGCGCCAAAATAGCTTCGTATTTAGATATCTTCTATGATTGGCGacttctccagaatttgcACGCGAACCTCGCTTCCTCTGTGTACGCTGATCAATCCATTGCATGCCCATAATGCCACTTTTGTGGGGATCATCCCGGATTGCTACGCGCGCACGGTAGATATTTCCAATACATTGATATTCCAGATCGGAACGTCATTTATACACATGTCCT
This portion of the Ogataea parapolymorpha DL-1 chromosome IV, whole genome shotgun sequence genome encodes:
- a CDS encoding Mitochondrial GTP/GDP carrier protein 1; protein product: MSPSVTDKKQSASARVLGSASAGICEIAVFHPVDTISKRLMSNQTRVNSLEIFNKVIFRENAAKPIGQRLLSLFPGLGYAACYKILQRVYKYGGQPFANEFLTTNFKKTYEDAFGAKTGKALLSATAGSLIGIGEIVLLPLDVLKIKRQTNPEAFKGRGFFKILQDEGLGLYKGWGWTAARNAPGSFALFGGSAFAKEYIFHLKDYSSATWGQNFVASIFGASASLIVSAPLDVIKTRIQNKNFEANESGFTILKNMAKNEGVTAFFKGLTPKLLTTGPKLVFSFALAQTLIPAFDKLLN